Proteins from a genomic interval of Cyclopterus lumpus isolate fCycLum1 chromosome 18, fCycLum1.pri, whole genome shotgun sequence:
- the ovol1a gene encoding putative transcription factor Ovo-like 1a translates to MPRTFLVKKANISPGKRNWSELPERGDVYVPVSVYPSPVLMMEAEASPAEATPLCLTKPSLSDTQTHAELPSSTTLGRPQSPAPAWRSDVRSDVRSDVRSDVRSDVRRRAHGGSTYVRSKIKVTTGDLRPSPSPVPLSLPPIPTLSYLTPNATETPVALTATPDPAEAVSMVTRSTGQSQSLLSGVTGPTGAYVCQVCQKTFSYQRMLNRHLKCHNDTKRHLCTFCNKGFNDTFDLKRHVRTHTGVRPYKCTLCEKAFTQRCSLESHMKKIHSVTQKYAYKERRNKLYVCEECGLTAGTQDELLIHLHSLHPDSALLKGKAARRSGGGREEDGEGSSPGSPQGADSDDTTGSAGQ, encoded by the exons ATGCCGAGGACGTTTCTGGTGAAAAAGGCGAATATTTCGCCTGGAAAGCGGAACTGGAGCGAGCTCCCGGAGCGAGGCGACGTCTACGTCCCAG tctCCGTCTACCCGTCGCCGGTCCTGATGATGGAGGCCGAGGCCAGCCCCGCCGAGGCGACCCCGCTCTGCCTCACCAAGCCGTCTCTCTCCGACACGCAGACGCACGCCGAGCTGCCGTCCAGCACCACGCTGGGCCGGCCGCAGAGCCCGGCGCCGGCGTGGAGGTCGGACGTGAGGTCGGACGTGAGGTCGGACGTGAGGTCGGACGTGAGGTCGGACGTGAGGAGGAGGGCGCACGGCGGCTCGACATACGTCCGGTCCAAAATCAAG gtgACCACAGGTGATTTACGGCCCAGTCCCTCTCcggttcctctctctctgcctcccatCCCCACCTTGTCCTACCTGACGCCGAACGCCACCGAGACGCCGGTCGCCTTGACGGCGACCCCTGACCCCGCGGAAGCGGTCTCCATGGTGACCAGATCAACGGGTCAAAGTCAGAGTTTGTTGTCGGGGGTGACGGGACCCACGGGGGCGTATGTGTGCCAG GTTTGCCAGAAGACCTTCTCGTACCAGCGGATGTTGAACCGACACCTCAAGTGTCACAATGACACCAAGAGACACCTGTGCACCTTCTGCAACAAGGGCTTCAACGACACCTTCGACCTCAAGAGGCACGTGCGCACGCATACAG GCGTCCGCCCCTACAAGTGCACGCTCTGCGAAAAGGCCTTCACCCAGCGCTGCTCCCTGGAGTCCCACATGAAGAAGATCCACAGCGTCACCCAGAAGTACGCCTACAAGGAGCGACGCAACAAGCTGTACGTGTGCGAGGAGTGCGGCCTCACGGCGGGCACTCAGGACGAGCTGCTGATCCACCTCCACTCGCTGCACCCCGACAGCGCCCTGCTGAAGGGGAAGGCGGCGAGGAGATCcggaggaggacgggaggaggacggggaggggTCGTCACCGGGCTCTCCTCAAGGAGCCGACAGCGACGACACCACTGGGTCGGCAGGccagtga